The Populus alba chromosome 13, ASM523922v2, whole genome shotgun sequence genome contains the following window.
TCTAGTAAGGTTCTTGATAGTGTACAGGGTTCTTTCTGTACGTGGGTTTTATACATTGACCTTCCCTCCACAATACCTTGCATCGTTTTCCATCAGGGTGAAAGTTCAAGCAGATTTAAAGTTTTTGGTTATGGAGGATACACACAATGTGTTTCGATTAGTTTCCATTCATAGTATTTCTTTTAGGTGGTCCTACTCTAGGCCATAGCATTTTGCAGCCAAATTTTAATATCTTctacttttctagctaaaaccCTAATTTCCGTGGAGTATCAGAGTTCTTCACGAGGGGTTCTACCTATTTGATGATAATGAGGAGTTGATCTAATTAAACTCCACAAGTGTTGTCGTCATCACCAGGCGTGGACTTTGGCCTGACATTCACCACTGTCATGCATGATGGGAACTACCTGCAATAAAGGAGTTCAAATGGCTTGGTTTTTGCTTTATGATGTCATGGTAGGAACACGGACATTCGTGGTAATTAAGGTTTCTAGTTGAATATCTCATcccattttccttttctattgggAATTACATTCACTGGGGTGTTTTTGGTCTGGATTTCTAGAATAGTCAACGAAAAGTGTTATGCTTTTTAACTGATCAATACCTTGAATTCAGTTGACCAAGGCAAGACTGAGTGGAGCTTAGAGCTTTTTCTTTATTCTAGGCAAGCTCCTTTGGTGCATGAGCCTTGCTAGAAATTCCACTCTTGTCTGATCAAGTTTGTCCTCTACTCGATCGTAAATCTAAATACAATCAAACCTGCTTGATCCAGTTATCATCCACCGACTGATTCACAGCGTTTGTGGTCAAGAAAACGTCAGGATTTAAAGGCACCCCATCAATTCGTCGAATTCTGCCGTTAATCTGATGGGTGAAATGTTCAATCATCAACTCCAACGTCAAAACGTGTCACTCACGCATTTCAACCAGGTTGCAATGGAAACTGAGTTCTGAAACTCCTATGTTGCCACAGAACTGTAATATGTGGAATCCTCTGATTGTTTTTGGTGGATATTTCAAGTGGTAGGTCATTGAATCGTTGAACTGTGAGTTTAGCATGTAGATGCTTTTGTCTTTTGCGTCTTCGCCGCAGCATCCACATCTTTTGTAAGTGCGAGATCATGTCCACAGTACAGCAGAAATATCTCCCAGCTCCCACTCTACCACCAATCCTCGTTGTCCAATCTACAACAATGGGCGTGTGTGCCTACTTTCCAGAAAGACCAAGatatcatatatatagatagCTTTTCTGAGTGGAATATCTGCTTTTTCAAGCTTTCTTCCATTTTTGAATTTGACATGGGAGTGGTGATTGGCGATGAATCTGTCAAACCATCCCTCATGATAAAGTTGCTTCCTGTTGAGGAATATACTTATCCAGTAGGTGTATGAATCGCCACTATCTTTCTTTAATAAAGGAAGCAACTTTCTATAGGATTCACATGTTTCCATTTgtcctatatatatatcctgCTGTGGGGAATGACTGTTATCACAAAATTATGACGAAAGAATACTTCACAGAGTTTTTCCAGTGTTCTCACAGCAAGaaaatatttctcaaattaGCATAGTTACCCTTAATCATCGTTAATAACATCCTTAATCATCGTTATCTTCGTCATCATCACATCATTGATATATATGAGAAAATTAACCAACGGGTGAAAAAGCTTCTCAAtcattgagtgtttttttttttttttccaagctaTTGAGCCACCAGTCGATATTCATTCAATTGCTTTCTATCACATATATACATGCCGTGATTCATTAATAGCCTTAATGGCAATGCCTATCCTTGTGACTCACCTAATAAATCTCTAAACTTTTACAAAGACAATCACCCCTTTAATCATCGTGAAGCATGCGTAATTTGGCATGGCATGCTTGTTGTGAATCTTCTGTGTTTAGCTAGCTTCatgttggttttattttattatatttttgttttatatatatatatatttgattattttattggttgcttacaattcaaagaaagaataaagaaaagaagacgTAGCTTCACAAATATTCTAGTCAAATTTAATTAGGTATTAGTCAATTTTTGAATGAATTAAGAATTTagtgaacttttttttaatttaataaacaatattatgttaaaaacaaaagtagaataatgaaaagaatggaaaaggtgttaaaattaagattattaattatttaatgattaTATCTTATTCAACATAAATACTATACTTTTAATATGTAAACTTAAAGACATTAAACAACTTAAACTAAACCTTTGTTTGATATCGTGGTATctgtatataatatttttaaaaaatatattataatatttttttatatatttttatttttaacatcagcatattaaaaccattcaaaaataattaaaaaaactaattttatacttattatagataaaaaaaaataatttaaaaaacgagttgtaatataaaaataagcatTCACACCGAGTCTATAGAACCTTTAAGGATATTTTCgagcattatttttattcaacaaCTCTAGAATTCTCTTTATTTGGTTTcagtatatataatatataattctcTTGAgtatattattctatttttctcTGTGAGAAATACAAGCATGAGTTCTTGCAGAGCATAGCAGTACTCAAAGAGTACAATATTTGTACATCCTTTTTTCTGCAAGgatgatttgattatttattttatttagtagtAAAAGCCAGCCTCAAAGTCAGCATAGGCTAAGGCCATAGGTGACcatatattattaattgaatgatattgCTCATGTGGGAGACCCCTGCTGTATCTTCATCAGCATGGATGAAATGAGCTACCTATATTCTATAATGCTTTAGTGGGCCatcttctcttttaaaaaatctctctATGATTGCCCTAAACTGTGGGCTCTGCCGGTAGCTGCCCATACAGGGCTCTTCGGAAAacctctaattttttattttttataattcggGATGTTTGGATCTGCATACCATAATTAatctttgaatttattaaacatTATGCTAACTTAATAGACAAATAAAACACTGcagagataaaaaaacatacacaCTAAAGCTTGAATCCAAATGTAGAGGAAAGAAAACCCTTTCCAGGACCGCTACAAGCCTTGGTGTAGAAAAcctctaattttatatatatgtgtgtgtattaatacatcaaaattgtTCTAAAGCACTAAGAAAATCAATGTAATATATTTGTATGCTAAATACATCTCTGAAACGTCTTCAAATACAGATTTAACTCCAATGCAAAACAGTTTTGAGAAGATGTCCTGTTCTTGGTAAATTTAGTATGAATTGAAGACGCAAAAAGGACGCCAATTCAATCATGTAGGATCTTACACAATCGGTTGGCCCTACAAACTTCATTGATCGTATCCTCTCCTCATGATAGCAAATAATGCTCACCCTTTTTGGTAGTTCAAGTGTAAATGCTCCAATGGATGTCATCTCTGCACTTCAACACCCTTTAAACCCTACGTAATTACATTTTTCATCATGCAATCATGAACTCCATCACATTGTTTGGTAGCTGGCACTATCCAGGCCAAATGGATAATGTAAATGGTCTCTCGATAACTCATCAcactttgattaattttacaagCCTCAGGATTTTACATCTCAACTCTTCATATGAtttgtttgtctttgttttgtgtGATGAAGACAGTCTAGAGGCAGGCAACGCACTGTGTGGATGGTCATTAATATTGCTAGGGCAAAAAAGGGTGGATTTATTCACAATAGTGCTTCTATAATGtgtataagaatataaaagaatggaTGTCTCAAAATATTATACATCGACAGCATCAACTGGTAAGGATGTTGTCCTGTGGAGCGAGTGTGGGAGCAATGGCCCGGTGCAGAGATTCTTGGCGTTGACCATATCTTTCGCTCTTGGGGATTGATTCATTGCTTTGTGATTCCAGGGCCTTCGAGCATCCGAAAGGGCGCTGACATGAGTATGCAAACTATGACTAATCTGCTTAGCAAGGGATTTCAAGAGATCTCCATTGCTGCCTCCTTGAAATGAATTCAACATTGAAGTTGAAGAAACCACATCACTTGTTTTCTCTTCCCCGTTCTTAGAAGTTGAAGGTTTCACTGCAAGTCCTAATCGTTCATCTCTAAGTTTCCTCAATTCCATTTGGTGTTTCGCTTTAAGCCATCTCAAGTCTTGCTGGATTTCATTCTCATTACTGTCCGCAAGGTCATTGTACAATGAAGTCAGTCTGCTAAGAGAACCGGAACCGGTGACGTGCCGAAATGACTTTCCTCCAGGAATTCCATTTTCCATCTTGGTATCTTTTGTATCCTTTTCTGGGATTGACTGATCAAAATTTTCATACTCTTCATCTGACTGACTTTTTCCCGAGCCCATTGGAGTAAGTTGCCGGCTTTCTTGTTGACCCCAAATTTCCTGATAGTGCAAGTAGTCCTGTTGGTTGAGTGTGTTTGGCGCCCCTTCTGTTAGATGATGCTCAGATTCATCCACTTCAAAAATGATCTCTCCAAACCTTCCATGCATTGAAGCACATCCATGGCTACAACATGgattatttgacaaaaaatccATGAAAGAACCATTAGAGGTGCGGGTGGAAGCACAATTGTGACAGAAAGTTTGATTTGCAAAGCAGGGTGTCTCCTCTATGCCTGGCCCTGGCCTCCATTCAGGTACCAAGGAAGCAATCTCCCCATCGATCATATCTGCTATTTTAGTCACATCTTGATCGGTGATATCAAGCTCAGCAACCATTTCAGTTGCCACGCTCAATGCTGTatcattttcaatgtcaaaagGGAAATATATGTTTCGTATACGACCTGCAAAGAGATATAATTAAAGTGATTGCTAATATGGACATTTACCTGTACAGAAAAGATaaacacaaggaaagaaaacaactcACTAACCTTCTTTATCTGCAATTCGGAGTCTTAAGAAGATGCCACCATCATCACCCCTCTTTCCTTTTATACTTGTGTCAacatttgcaggatgttcatcATGATACTCGAAAAGTTCAATTCCACTCAGTTCGACCTCGACTGAATGATATTCCCATTCATTCTGAGCCTCATAGTCATAACCATTTAAGTATCCACTACTGTAGGAATTATTATTGTCATGATGCTCAAGATAAGGTGGCCTTATTAGGGGTCCTAAGCCATCAACCTCAATCCTCTGGTCCAACAGTCTCAAATCGGATTCACAACCATCAATTTGGAGAAAAGGGTCATTCAACAACTCCCTTGCAGATAGCCTAAGTGACACAGTGGCCAAACATTTCTCAACAAACTGTCGTACTTCTGGATCCTTTACTTTGTACAAAGCATCTGGTTTTTTCCCCTGAAGTAATAAAGCATGTAAGTGAACACATCATGTTTTGAGGGGGGAGGAAGGCAGAAGGAGGTCTTACAGAGATAACTTTCTTGTAGATTTGAACAGGATGAGTGCATTCACTGTAGGGATATTCAAAAGTGACCATCTCCAAGATGCACATACCAAACGAATAAATATCAACCAATTCGTTGTATGCCTCTTCATACACTTCTGGAGCCATAAACTCAGGTGTCCCTGAAGAAAGGAGAGCCCCgcagaaaagaagaataaaccaaagtgtaattattatcaatataaatCACAGAGATCCTAGAATCTTCTGTTACAAGTCTCAACTGATTCTAATGCTCTGGTTATAGCGACCAAATAAAGAGAATTCATGAGATTTGTCGATTAAACCTACCAACACAATGAGCAGCATGAGATTTTCGAAGAATTGCCGCAAGGCCAAGATCTCCAATCTTCACCTCTCCTTGGTTCCCATtcacaaaaatattatcacaCTTTAGATCTCTGTGGATCACAGGAGGGTCATGGCTATGGAGATAAAGAAGCCCTCTCAAGATCTGCCTACACCAATGCTTCACAGCTCGAATGTTTACTCTCCTGTGCTTTAGTCTATACCTATCGAAGACGGAAAAAAGTAAAGAGACCAACTTATACGATGATGAACAATACAAAAGACCCACAAGGCATAATCAACAGAAAAGCAAAGAATGGGTCATGAAATCAGTATGTTTTGACAAATTCTTACTGTCTCAAAGTCCCAGAAGTGAACATTTCCGTCACAAAGTTGATGTTCCTATTTGCAGTATCAACCCAAGAAGTGTAGAACTTCATTATGTTCTTATGCTTCAATGTCTTAAGGAGATGAATCTCACAGTAGAGTCTTTCAAGATCTTCAGGACTTTGTAAGAAATCATATAGCTTGACCTGGTTCCAAGCAACTTCAATCCCTTCGTACTCATCAAATGCTCTATAACTGCCCCAATCAAGAAACTAACCGTTACCAAAAATTTGTAGAAAGAGCCGAAAAGACTCCAacttttgcaaaaatattgcaTGAGCATCCATcaaattcaagcaaaaaaaacaaaagaaccaAACATgtggggggaaaaaaaaactaaatgggaTTCCATGAAATTAATgagaaacaaaaacttagatTCATACACTGTCTTTGAAGCTCCTCGGCCAAGGATTTCATTGTactgcaaaaaaacaaaaggaaatccCAAAATCAAACTCACAATTCATTTCACAGTAGAAACACACgcgcagagagagagagagagagatgtacTCTGCCATATCTTCCAGTTGGATCAACCTCAACAAACTCAGAGTAATCGGGTGGTTCCAGATGTGAAGGACCATTCATTCTCCGAAActttcaaaaacttatttttactctctctttcttccttcGTTATGATAAGTATTTCGCCGTACGGTAGTTTCTTTCTGTCTTCTTGACTCAAGGAAGGACTCAAGAGAGggagaaatgagagaaaaagacgacttctttattaaaaaacatggtgTATATTGTTTCAATAACCCTTTTACAGATAGATGAGAAATGAGTAATCAATCAGAAACAAGTTACAAGAGGGTGTTTTTAAAAGAcagtttctttttcctttttttattttataactataTTACAACATTTCTAGAGGAGAGGATACATACAGAATCCACCAACCACACCATTAAAGAACATGacaaatagagagagagatggggtGGGTCtccctcctcttcttctcttatAAAGGTCTTAGCTTTGAAGTAGGCCTGTAGCCTGcaaaatttgtgaaaaaaaactcaatgaaaaaaaaaaaactggtggACAAACATGGGACCCAGTTGACTGTGATGCTCTAATGTGGGACCATGTTTCACGAGCAAAGAAAATTAACATGGAGACATTCGAGCTCCTCTTGGACTCCTTGCAGATGCCTAACATAAGCATCCACAAAAACAGTAAAAACTATTGCATTAGATAAGTAGTTTGTCCATATTTCATCTTATTTCTCTcttgtctaaaatatttaaaaattttaaaataattaatttaaaataaaaaatttaattttttaaaaatatttttaaaaacataaaaactaacaTGATTAACCTCTCTTGTATTAGTAAAGGTATTTAAgggggaaaaaagaaattattccCATTTTGTAACTAAAAGGTTGACAGCCATTTAATTGTGACAATCTAAAACTGAAATgaagagattgaaaaaaaaaactgtgtcaTTATGCCTACGTTGCAAACATAATCACTTCGTTAATTGGTAATGGAAAAAAGTTATATTCTAATTTTATCCATTATCACTTAACAAagtgataaaattattaatcacTACATCCCTGGATAAAAACTGACAAAAACATTCTGCAGCCATATATATAccgataaaattacaaaaaaaaattaaaaattaaaaaatatattataatgtgTAACTTGACAGTAAAATTCTTCCTAAATATACCAATAAAAATTATGCGTGAACATAGTCACAAGTCTTCTTGAGTTCGAGTTAGGGCGTGcacttcttgtaagagcctgggatAACCGagattttacttatttatttgaaCCCACAAAGTACGCTTTCCAGAGAATGGGGTTttcttaaatccaaaaaaaaaaaaaaataatcataagtcTTTTTCATCTACAAAGGAGAATTGTTTCCTCTCAATTAAATCATCCGTGGAACATTCAACGTTGCAATTTTCAAAGCACgtctttgctttattttttatcaagaaaattGATACAAGACTCAATGAGACCaaattacttaattaataattaaaatattgataatgaCAACTTGAACAtcataaaatctttcaaaacaTATCCTGTAGTACtcatttatttctatatttttaatttttttgcctcATGTTTTCAAAGTTAAAACACCAACGTCTTCACGAGGTTAGGTAAGGCTGATTTTATAGCTGTAGGTTTTAAAAGTCTTCGATTTATGGCTTAATTTACAGATTAGTGAGTCCAAGCACAAAACGATAaagaaaccaaattaaaaaaatggaaagcagAATACTAACATGTGGactgaaaattgaaaagaaggTCTATATCGTTTGAGTAATATTACGAATATTAATATGTAATTTTTGGAAAGCGTTAGACTTgcggtaaaaaaaatttattaaatgatctaaatatttatcatttataatTAAACTCTAACCATGATAAATAGAGTATTTAagagtttaataataattattttttaaggtgtttttcattcagatatatattaaaataatattttttttattttttaaaaattattcttcatatcagcatatcaaaataattaaaaaattattttaaaattaaaattaaaattttaaaatacacaaTTTGAAAGAGTTcccaaataaaatcataatcaatATCAATGATTAATAAACCTCATTAAACTGCGAATTTCATTTTGGTGTAGACTAGTTCATAAACCCTGAGTATAaatattctatttaaaataaattagtttttttatcaattagtttttttttttggaaattacgACAAATTAATCGAACGatgaattaacaaaaatatcatccCATCTTGCATCGTATTTATAGCTTCCAACGGAATTTTGGTACCTAAGGTCGAGTTCTTTGGTCAACATATATAACCTTGAAGATCAAGGATGAATTTTCCAAGAacaaaatttttctttattattattattaggaaaatgttttcctgtAGATTGAAACCATTTGTATCATGCATGGTAAATAATATTTAGGCTGTATTTTTCTCTGCGATACAATTACAAGCTGTGTTGAAGGGCATTCACAGTATATGGACTGCAGGAAACTAATTATTGGAAGAAAGACTGACTTAAAATACACATGGTGAGTGTTTATACGCATAAAATTTGCAGAAAAACACAGCTGATTTCATGTCCCGAGAGAATCCAACACTGTAAACATGGAGTTTGCTGGGCACGTGTCAGGTATGGGAGTCAGGGTGCAAGATAAATCAAAGTGGATTTCATCTTCACATGGACGTCCATGCACAAGCGCATGCAATTTGGAACCTGGTCTGGTCTTTTTCAGAGCTCACACTTGCTAGCCATTTATGGTGCAGAGCTGCATGGTGGGGTTCGAAGGTTTTTTGAATCTAAAGCTGTGATACTGACATGAAACCAGCTAGTCAAGCTTATCTTATATGCTCGTCGTGATCAAAAGTCCTGAATGTTAAGAGCGCGCAGGCCCTAGCTAGGGTTGGTTTTATTGCAGAGGCACCGTAGGGGAAGGTTTCCtcctttaatttaatgtttttttttttttttaatgaaagaataGCAATTTCTTTATATTAAGGAAAAACTATAGcttatttgtttgaaaaaataatttagtatttCAGTCAATAATAAgttcattaatttaatgatttgaaTCATAACAAAACCCtttgaaatttctaaattttagcTGTCTTTGtaggaattaatttaatgatttgaaCTTTTTAATGAAAGAATAGCAATTTCTTTATATTAAGGAAAAACTATAGcttattgtttgaaaaaataatttagtatttCAGTCAATAATAAgttcattaatttaatgatttgaaTCATAACAAAACCCtttgaaatttctaaattttagcTGTCTTTTTAGGAATTAATTGCATCTTAATGACGCATAGAAATGAATTGAGTTGTCATAAACTAACGAGGAACAAGCTACTCTACTAGACTCCATTTTGATGGAAAATTTTAAACCGTtgatcaatattaattttttttatatagctaGAAATAATTATTAGACTTTTATTCAAAAAGATGAAAATCTTGACAAGCAAGAGAGCAAATAGTTGACTCGCAACCTTGTAGATCCAAGGGTAAATTACAATTTACCTCCAAGAAGTTTATGTGCTGTCTTAATTCCACCTAAAATCTTTGACCTATTTCAATTAGACCCCATATCTTTCCCTTTTGTTCGAATGTGCCCCGACACCTTTCACTTTTTCTAAGCCCCCCCCCCAATTAGGTGTGTAAATTCTAATTTCGTTCCTGAAATTCATGAAATATCCCAATATCAttcaaaaagtaaataaaaatttgaaatgaacaaaaataaaaataaaaaattaatagaaaatattttttagttaaaacaaatataataaagcCTGAGAGGATTGGTTCTTGAGAAATCCTCAAATCCTAGCTACCAACTTCAATTCTCCCTTAGCAACGTCATCTTTACTTTTATCAATGCTATAGTTAAATAATAATGTTATAGGTGATATCAAAACTATATACTCAAGGTACCATTCCATTCATATgggat
Protein-coding sequences here:
- the LOC118053293 gene encoding probable serine/threonine-protein kinase WNK9 — translated: MNGPSHLEPPDYSEFVEVDPTGRYGRYNEILGRGASKTVYRAFDEYEGIEVAWNQVKLYDFLQSPEDLERLYCEIHLLKTLKHKNIMKFYTSWVDTANRNINFVTEMFTSGTLRQYRLKHRRVNIRAVKHWCRQILRGLLYLHSHDPPVIHRDLKCDNIFVNGNQGEVKIGDLGLAAILRKSHAAHCVGTPEFMAPEVYEEAYNELVDIYSFGMCILEMVTFEYPYSECTHPVQIYKKVISGKKPDALYKVKDPEVRQFVEKCLATVSLRLSARELLNDPFLQIDGCESDLRLLDQRIEVDGLGPLIRPPYLEHHDNNNSYSSGYLNGYDYEAQNEWEYHSVEVELSGIELFEYHDEHPANVDTSIKGKRGDDGGIFLRLRIADKEGRIRNIYFPFDIENDTALSVATEMVAELDITDQDVTKIADMIDGEIASLVPEWRPGPGIEETPCFANQTFCHNCASTRTSNGSFMDFLSNNPCCSHGCASMHGRFGEIIFEVDESEHHLTEGAPNTLNQQDYLHYQEIWGQQESRQLTPMGSGKSQSDEEYENFDQSIPEKDTKDTKMENGIPGGKSFRHVTGSGSLSRLTSLYNDLADSNENEIQQDLRWLKAKHQMELRKLRDERLGLAVKPSTSKNGEEKTSDVVSSTSMLNSFQGGSNGDLLKSLAKQISHSLHTHVSALSDARRPWNHKAMNQSPRAKDMVNAKNLCTGPLLPHSLHRTTSLPVDAVDV